CGCAGTATAATTCAAAAGTATTTAATAATATTATTAAAAATTGTGGAAGACCTAAAACTACAGGTGATGGAGAAGGAGCAGGAATAGTTGTAGATGATAATTGTTTTTCTAGTGTTATTGATTCCAACAAAATAGATAATTGTTTAGATGGTATAAATGTAAGAGGCAATGACACCTTAGTTGTTAACAACACTATTACTAACCCTACTTATAATTTAATAATCATCACTAATCACTTAAGTGGAACAGATTTAATATGTTATAGACCTATTATAAAAAACAATATTTGTGTTGGAAAAACAGGGATGCTTTCGGGAATCAGTATTAGTTGCCAAGATGGTATACTTGAAAATAACTCAGTTTCTAATATATTAGGTAATGATGAATCTTATTATGGAGCAGGAATATATGTAAGATACCCTTACAACGGTATAATTATTAAAAATAATACGCTGAACAATTTAAATTTTGAAGCAGTTTGTTTATCGGGTAGTACTACTGAAATAACCAAAAACGTATATATTGAGGGTAACATTGCATATGTAAATAATAATTGTGCAGTGAGTATAGAACCGACTTCGGTTATAGCAAATGTTCATATTTGTAGAAATACTTTTGTAAACATTGCGTCACCAATTACATTAAGCACTTTAATTAACAACCCAAGCACTTTCAATGGTTCTATTAACGTAGAAAATAATATCCTTGTTGGTTCTATTGATTGTCAGTCGTTTATACATCAAATTGCACCTACTAATGGTAGATGGTACAGAGGACAAACTATAACGAATACAAACACACTATTTGGTACTACTCCTTATGTAGAAAAATGGATTTGTAAAAATGGTGGTGTAGCAAATACTGTAGCAAGAGTAAATAGTCATGCTTACGCAAAAGGGGTTCAAGTTAATGCCAATGGGTATGTATATGAATGTACTATTGCAGGTACAAGTGGTACTACTGTTCCACTCCATACAAGTGGTACTGCTACAGATGGTACTGTCAAATGGCTATATTTAGATAAATTAGCTCAATTTGTTCCATGTGGAATTGTAGGAGCAACTAAAATGACTACACAATCAGCATCGGTAGCTACCGATATTGCTACATTAAAGACTAATTTCAATTCGCTTTTAGCTTTATTAAAAAGTTCGGGATTGATGAGTTAATTTCGAATAAAAAATTAGTACGAATTTAAAAATAATAAAAATAAGGCAGTGGAGTAATATAGATATGCTCCCAATAAAAAGTAGACAGATTAAATAATAAAAATCTGCTACTAGAAAGGAGGCCACTGAAAAACTATATGAAAAATCGTCATCGAATTAAAGATGGCGATTTTTTTATGTAAAAGACTAAAAACAAAAAGGAATTTT
This window of the Clostridium estertheticum genome carries:
- a CDS encoding right-handed parallel beta-helix repeat-containing protein; protein product: MDAKSFGAKGDGSTNDTASIQNAINYAYANNMNKVVLISNAIHIINAILFVPSNITLEGNNSTIKMINGSIVGNMLKSGLNGVEYTQANQGMNIAINNIIFDGNRANRGDLKVAKSDYLFALYFYFVDGLKITNCTIKNGVNDGLTLLVCKNVYVFNCTIQDIIMTSSTVNSYFMANGITVYGGLGTLLGEITDNIIIDKCIIKNIDDVGISVFGYWTIYANPNDVIVKNCYVNTACIGIGLESGQGGGLDSQYNSKVFNNIIKNCGRPKTTGDGEGAGIVVDDNCFSSVIDSNKIDNCLDGINVRGNDTLVVNNTITNPTYNLIIITNHLSGTDLICYRPIIKNNICVGKTGMLSGISISCQDGILENNSVSNILGNDESYYGAGIYVRYPYNGIIIKNNTLNNLNFEAVCLSGSTTEITKNVYIEGNIAYVNNNCAVSIEPTSVIANVHICRNTFVNIASPITLSTLINNPSTFNGSINVENNILVGSIDCQSFIHQIAPTNGRWYRGQTITNTNTLFGTTPYVEKWICKNGGVANTVARVNSHAYAKGVQVNANGYVYECTIAGTSGTTVPLHTSGTATDGTVKWLYLDKLAQFVPCGIVGATKMTTQSASVATDIATLKTNFNSLLALLKSSGLMS